In Drosophila simulans strain w501 chromosome 3R, Prin_Dsim_3.1, whole genome shotgun sequence, a single window of DNA contains:
- the LOC6728177 gene encoding uncharacterized protein LOC6728177 isoform X2 — translation MFGCIYQLWDWLEAPPLFTAGTMDAKKLQQLQEAAILAQQQKKLPLAYQTNLVDYRTAAYSQALYQQSPTATSSSGGGPLSPIDMQPQSKHHNLMKHGGGTSSSSHSSPYHQSYSSSGGTAAGEQLYQSPTERTYLAAAGRLHASNAMAGHHPISALQSQYQQLQAAKMQAQMATQSEAAQQQQRTFALRQAMNPPTNHYHMSQSSSMVSNMTALNQQQQQQQQQQQQQRAPPSSLNLQNQYQPAQGPLKLQQQQQQQQQQQSQQPPMPKHYQEQLYAQQQQLQQQLQQQQQQQLQQQQQQHRHKNDLQTPGSEHGTVYIQQNHPNHVVNQACQTQISAVKPKATPSSEESSSNSTKSPSHAPLDRKKSAGSIQALKSPITKRPPSTPVTLSGWLHKQGSDGLKVWRKRWFVLAEYCLYYYKGPEEEKLLGSVLLPSYRVSACLPEDKIYRKFAFKCEHQNMRTYWLAADNSEAMMQWVRALAAASLMQAPSSGESEPSVNSSLNHSGENSDSGIHTLQSHPGKGQPTPSSENTGSSGGGSGSGQPLYANAPPKPRRINDGGYSSPSPEHNEQQQQQQHPSRRLMSPTQQLYQQQQHQRSQQQQQPQQHHAIYDTRTGHVSTALQLQQAQQQYSLDHLEAQFQQQQLDMEEQIARLQQQRAAEEIYGEREMYMAKLMQQRQGPNGSYPTQQQLLQAERRTPDAYGRSKQQRLFAAAAAAADYEDIYNMSQLAGGGGVPMSAQEALLQEAASYRRPLSPPSYDGSKHVPAMPQRYTPNHLEASGADQLINTMDLRARTAAAIVRPHSADFLEYEARAEAAAAAAAAAVAQSQQESGRAPRPKSSLDINRTPDSFYYSEASYADKMRKSALYLQSGGAGAAQPQQPGSYRTTAADFNSGVNTIGYENPYERAYKRQELLAEAQGGGASSMPRMSRSASQGRSVASQLQSPQQDDLPPLNVHPGSIFPPSMSTQEIISKNEQFLRSASARLPKRSGGMDDDYSAGNSTTTSPTGGAGASNSPQHNLDGERKREESMKRLLEWKQRMLQSPLTRKGIQQGGSNMSAMSKLGSNPNILLASTAVASGARYAPQAGKTGLVGNGNGTAQGAGNQPSASGIQRSRSESQANVGPGGVVYNNYSSDDEAGTVDDDNLYSATAGRSSSKTTTKATTSQAIVATTTAALAITNLGSSKNLETPNQTDAEATPSSSSTPSSTKAKFQLKPILKVHEASKTRIIQVQPKHLEERPKLRLQLPKAMGNEEEQKQEDEEQENAEAEPVPILPKKTAPKSPQNANYVPVYNNKLVSNYENMEFGKPIPESKIPHSNAAITDPEETPMLMQLKLFKEQQDQQKQQQENEEEDLTPTAESKPIPGEEDMEAAKDIEDQKLESNEEEQEVEEEEEDEDDSTACEEYTDDDIDEALAQDDEDEAVVEAVESQELTEERELQQIYVNEPITPTDQQFDESHYLPMTPKKVELGQPGVLTLVSATYADEEEENHYVEMTKGIQDEDCRSNYEIMCLASTSSSAFKVTTKTEPVYMELAGVKASSAVPATEEAHCSSGRSTLKKGKKSGTETLKKKTKKRQGKDMPDILKPAKSALALASDSSDADDESSRQQLEAKKLRSRSRFSLSDTFRPASYYLGASTPLNNYAESSDSEILPPPPIPASPPPMEELKTEEIFSSEHYDTVKRKDSNGKVNLSYEQLPKMHASNTSLNLPKAVPSPTLKSSRLSLPDHFTKVRMTPQRLLVPATPPQQHHARTLSDSNYSCQLTDTSSRTSSDLDLYRRRGQQQRCTSNNSLPLSSENESVEFRQRSDSELDRQRSRRPLSQESISEIESLSEQFEETLSSHELDTYLSHLHLSTGQATPTSHLLNDANAAAGADILTNLIKPPKTFRNAEDEEQHFYGNIHFLSSTDSIQQLGEAGATALRIIHSRNNSNISTQSAPYYYSELPAPPPLNNQRDIHAHGLNIAHIHNPIDRHQFNVDALVDKDQAIDSKNIYCGQKDNNEKLSNKNLKLNKSVDLPAEMEGSGSSGGALNPVVHSYLTTTKNTNLARKTIGGSNPSDDGNPNEDGAGENTEEAGKTPSNNVHTNLSVLGGELLWEEDALWRESLRRVSQRHARSLDDLDRITAAPPISSTPKAKLSREVTYVNDSLKPRQHPHDQTDSDVYEVLREETASNLSHKSNELDRETIRQWDAMSSGLMKSNHSGVEATGASSAHLPLTSSVRSIVQQLNNSSMDDANGNPMATGKKSRANNNN, via the exons ATGTTCGGTTGCATTTATCAGCTGTGGGACTG GTTGGAGGCGCCGCCTCTCTTCACCGCCGGCACCATGGACGCcaagaagctgcagcagctgcaggaggCAGCTATCCtggcgcagcagcagaagaagctgCCGCTGGCCTACCAGACGAATCTCGTGGACTACCGAACGGCGGCCTACAGTCAGGCATTGTACCAGCAATCGCCCACGGCCACCAGTTCCAGCGGCGGTGGACCGCTGTCGCCTATTGACATGCAGCCGCAGTCCAAGCATCACAATCTAATGAAGCACGGCGGCGGAACATCGAGCAGTTCACACAGCTCCCCCTACCATCAGTCGTACTCCAGCAGCGGGGGCACTGCGGCCGGGGAGCAGCTATATCAATCGCCCACGGAGCGAACCTATCTGGCGGCAGCTGGAAGATTGCATGCCAGCAATGCCATGGCCGGTCATCATCCCATTTCGGCACTGCAGTCGCAGTatcagcagctgcaggcggCCAAGATGCAGGCACAGATGGCCACACAAAGCGAGGccgcacagcagcagcagcggacaTTTGCCTTGCGACAGGCCATGAACCCGCCCACAAACCACTACCACATGAGTCAGTCGTCCAGCATGGTCTCCAACATGACCGCTCtcaatcagcagcaacaacagcagcagcagcagcaacagcaacagcgggCTCCACCCTCTTCGCTTAATTTGCAAAATCAATATCAACCTGCTCAGGGTCCTCTGaagttgcaacagcagcagcagcagcagcaacaacagcagtcgcagcagcctCCAATGCCCAAACACTACCAGGAGCAATTGtacgcccagcagcagcagctgcaacagcagttgcaacagcaacagcaacagcaattgcagcaacaacaacagcagcatcgACACAAAAACGACCTGCAAACCCCGGGCAGTGAGCATGGTACCGTTTATATCCAGCAAAATCATCCCAATCATGTGGTGAACCAAGCTTGCCAGACTCAAATATCAGCGGTCAAGCCCAAGGCAACGCCCAGTTCCGAGGAGTCATCATCGAACTCGACCAAAAGTCCCAGCCATGCTCCGTTGGATCGCAAGAAGAGTGCCGGTTCCATACAGGCTCTAAAGTCGCCCATTACCAAGAGGCCACCATCGACGCCGGTGACCCTATCGGGTTGGCTGCACAAACAGGGCTCCGATGGCCTGAAAGTGTGGCGTAAACGTTGGTTCGTCCTGGCCGAGTACTGCCTGTACTACTACAAGGGACCCGAGGAGGAGAAGCTATTGGGATCAGTGCTGCTGCCCTCATATCGCGTATCCGCCTGTTTGCCCGAGGACAAGATCTATCGCAAGTTTGCCTTCAAGTGCGAGCATCAGAATATGCGTACCTATTGGCTGGCGGCCGATAATTCGGAGGCCATGATGCAGTGGGTGAGGGCACTGGCGGCGGCCAGCTTGATGCAGGCACCCAGCAGCGGCGAATCGGAACCAAGTGTGAATTCCTCGCTGAATCACAGTGGCGAGAACTCCGATTCCGGCATTCACACATTGCAATCGCACCCTGGCAAGGGGCAGCCAACACCATCGTCGGAAAATACGGGCAGCAGTGGAGGAGGCAGTGGGAGTGGACAACCCCTCTATGCAAATGCACCACCCAAGCCGAGACGCATTAACGATGGGGGCTACTCATCACCATCACCCGAGCACaacgaacagcagcagcagcagcaacatcctaGTCGCCGCCTCATGTCGCCCACGCAGCAATtgtaccagcagcagcaacaccaacgatctcagcagcagcagcaaccgcagcaacatcACGCCATTTATGACACTCGAACTGGACATGTGTCCACCGCCTTGCAGTTGcaacaggcgcagcagcagtacTCCCTGGACCATCTGGAGGCgcagttccagcagcagcaactggacATGGAGGAGCAGATTGCGCGGTTGCAGCAACAACGCGCCGCCGAGGAGATCTACGGCGAGCGGGAGATGTACATGGCCAAGCTGATGCAGCAGCGACAGGGCCCGAATGGATCATATCCCAcccagcagcagttgctgcaggCGGAGCGCAGGACACCCGATGCCTATGGGCGCTCCAAGCAGCAGCGACTCTttgccgccgcagcagctgcagcagacTACGAGGACATCTACAACATGTCGCAACTGGCAGGTGGCGGCGGAGTGCCCATGTCCGCCCAGGAGGCACTTCTTCAGGAGGCGGCCAGCTACCGCAGACCGCTGAGCCCGCCCAGCTACGATGGCAGCAAGCATGTGCCCGCGATGCCGCAGCGGTACACGCCCAATCATTTGGAG GCCAGTGGCGCCGATCAACTAATCAATACCATGGACTTGCGTGCCCGCACAGCGGCGGCCATAGTGCGTCCCCATTCGGCGGATTTCTTGGAGTACGAGGCTCGTGCCgaggcagctgcagcagctgccgccgcggCGGTGGCCCAAAGTCAGCAGGAGAGCGGCAGGGCGCCGAGGCCCAAGTCCAGCCTGGACATCAATCGCACACCGGACAGCTTCTACTACTCGGAGGCCAGCTATGCGGACAAGATGCGGAAGAGCGCGTTGTATCTACAGAGCGGTGGAGCGGGCGCCGcacagccgcagcagccggGCAGCTATCGCACCACGGCGGCAGATTTCAACTCCGGGGTGAACACCATTGGCTATGAGAATCCCTACGAGCGGGCTTACAAGCGGCAGGAACTTCTGGCCGAGGCGCAGGGTGGCGGGGCCAGCAGCATGCCGCGAATGAGCCGATCCGCCAGCCAGGGACGCTCGGTGGCCTCCCAGTTGCAATCGCCACAGCAAGATGATCTGCCGCCACTGAATGTTCATCCGGGCTCCATTTTCCCGCCGTCGATGTCCACCCAGGAGATCATCAGCAAGAACGAGCAGTTCCTGAGATCCGCTAGCGCCCGTTTGCCCAAAAGATCGGGCGGAATGGACGATGACTATTCGGCTGGCAATTCCACGACCACATCGCCTACGGGTGGAGCAGGTGCCTCCAACTCGCCGCAGCACAATCTGGATGGCGAACGGAAACGGGAGGAGTCCATGAAGCGTCTGCTAGAGTGGAAACAGCGCATGCTGCAGTCACCTCTGACACGCAAGGGCATTCAACAGGGCGGCAGCAACATGTCCGCCATGTCCAAGTTGGGCAGCAATCCAAACATCTTGCTGGCATCCACGGCGGTGGCCAGTGGAGCACGCTATGCACCCCAGGCGGGTAAAACGGGATTGGtgggcaatggaaatggcacGGCCCAGGGGGCTGGAAATCAACCATCAGCATCGGGCATCCAGCGATCACGATCCGAGAGTCAGGCCAACGTGGGACCTGGGGGAGTGGTGTACAACAACTACTCCTCGGATGATGAGG CTGGGACTGTGGATGATGATAACTTGTATAGTGCGACGGCAGGAAGGTCATcgtcaaaaacaacaactaaagCAACGACATCACAGGCAatagtggcaacaacaacagcagcgttAGCAATCACAAATCTTGGTAGTAGCAAAAATCTAGAGACTCCCAACCAAACAGATGCAGAGGCGACACCATCGTCGTCATCAACACCATCATCAACCAAAGCGAAATTCCAACTAAAGCCCATTTTGAAAGTGCACGAGGCCAGCAAAACCCGCATTATTCAGGTGCAACCCAAACATCTGGAAGAGCGGCCAAAGCTCAGATTGCAATTGCCCAAGGCGATGGGAAatgaggaggagcagaagcaagaggatgaggagcaggagaaTGCTGAGGCTGAGCCCGTACCCATTCTGCCAAAGAAAACAGCACCCAAGTCGCCTCAGAATGCCAATTATGTGCCTGTGTACAACAATAAGCTGGTTAGCAACTACGAGAACATGGAGTTTGGCAAGCCAATCCCCGAAAGTAAAATCCCTCACAGCAATGCAGCCATTACCGATCCCGAGGAGACGCCCATGCTAATGCAACTGAAGCTGTTCAAGGAACAGCAGGAccagcagaagcaacaacagGAAAACGAAGAGGAGGACCTGACACCAACAGCGGAAAGTAAACCCATTCCAGGCGAGGAGGATATGGAGGCTGCAAAGGATATAGAAGACCAGAAATTAGAATCaaacgaggaggagcaggaggtggaggaagaggaggaggatgaggatgacaGCACGGCTTGCGAGGAGTACACAGATGATGATATAGATGAAGCTCTGGCTCaggatgatgaggatgaaGCTGTCGTCGAGGCAGTAGAGTCCCAGGAATTGACAGAGGAGCGAGAACTGCAGCAGATATATGTTAACGAGCCCATCACACCCACGGACCAGCAATTCGACGAGAGTCACTATCTGCCCATGACGCCCAAGAAAGTGGAACTGGGTCAGCCGGGTGTCCTGACCTTAGTTTCCGCGACGTATgccgatgaggaggaggagaatcACTATGTAGAGATGACAAAGGGCATACAGGACGAGGATTGCAGAAGCAACTACGAGATAATGTGTCTGGCCAGCACCAGTTCGAGTGCCTTCAAGGTGACCACCAAAACGGAGCCTGTCTACATGGAGCTGGCAGGGGTTAAGGCATCATCCGCAGTGCCAGCCACCGAGGAGGCCCACTGCTCTTCGGGCCGTTCCACTTTAAAGAAGGGCAAGAAATCGGGCACTGAAACCCTGAAGAAGAAGACCAAGAAGCGACAGGGCAAGGACATGCCCGATATCCTTAAGCCGGCCAAGAGTGCCCTGGCCTTGGCCAGCGATAGCTCGGATGCGGATGACGAGAGCAGCCGACAGCAGCTAGAGGCTAAGAAACTGCGCTCCAGGTCACGTTTCAGTTTATCAGATACATTCAGGCCAGCTTCTTACTACTTGGGAGCCTCAACGCCCCTTAACAATTATGCAGAGAGTTCGGATAGTGAGATattaccaccaccacccattcCCGCTTCACCACCGCCCATGGAGGAGCTGAAAACGGAGGAGATCTTCTCCTCCGAGCACTATGATACTGTGAAAAGAAAGGACAGCAATGGCAAAGTGAATCTATCGTACGAACAATTGCCCAAGATGCATGCCAGCAATACGTCCCTGAATCTGCCGAAAGCTGTGCCCAGTCCTACTCTGAAAAGTAGTCGTCTCTCCTTGCCTGACCATTTCACCAAGGTGCGGATGACACCGCAGAGATTATTGGTTCCAGCCACGCCGCCGCAGCAACATCACGCCAGGACATTATCCGACTCCAACTATAGTTGCCAGCTGACCGATACAAGTTCTCGCACATCCTCGGATTTGGATCTATATCGCAGGAGGGGCCAACAGCAGAGGTGTACCAGCAATAATTCTCTGCCCTTAAGCAGTGAAAATGAGTCCGTGGAATTCCGCCAGAGATCGGACTCCGAATTGGATCGCCAGCGTTCGAGGAGACCGCTTTCCCAAGAATCCATCAGTGAGATTGAGTCGTTGAGCGAACAGTTTGAGGAAACCCTGAGTAGTCATGAACTGGACACCTACCTGAGTCATTTGCATCTGTCCACCGGtcaggccacgcccaccagtcACCTGCTGAATGATGCCAATGCGGCAGCCGGAGCCGACATCCTGACCAATCTCATCAAGCCACCGAAAACATTCCGGAATgccgaggatgaggagcagcATTTCTATGGTAACATACACTTTCTCTCCTCTACGGACTCAATTCAGCAGTTGGGTGAAGCTGGAGCAACAGCATTACGGATTATCCACAGTCGCAATAACAGCAATATATCCACCCAGTCGGCTCCTTATTACTACTCCGAGCTGCCGGCACCTCCGCCCTTGAACAATCAGCGGGATATCCATGCCCATGGGCTGAACATAGCTCACATACACAATCCCATCGATCGGCATCAGTTCAATGTGGACGCACTGGTGGACAAGGATCAGGCCATTGATAGCAAGAACATCTATTGTGGACAGAAGGACAACAACGAGAAGCTGAGCAACAAGAATCTCAAGCTGAACAAATCCGTGGATCTGCCGGCAGAGATGGAGGGCAGTGGTAGCAGTGGTGGTGCACTAAACCCGGTGGTCCATTCATATCTCACAACTACTAAAAACACAAATCTCGCTCGTAAAACGATTGGTGGTAGCAATCCGTCGGATGATGGCAATCCTAACGAAGATGGTGCTGGTGAAAACACGGAGGAGGCTGGCAAGACCCCGTCGAATAATGTCCATACCAACCTTTCAGTTTTAGGTGGCGAGCTGCTCTGGGAGGAGGATGCTCTGTGGCGGGAGAGCTTGCGTCGGGTGTCCCAGCGGCATGCCAGATCCTTGGACGATCTGGACAGGATTACGGCTGCTCCGCCAATTTCTAGTACGCCCAAGGCAAAACTGAGCCGCGAGGTGACCTATGTGAATGACAGCTTGAAGCCGCGCCAGCATCCGCAC GACCAAACGGATTCCGATGTCTACGAGGTCCTGCGGGAGGAGACCGCCTCGAATTTGTCACACAAATCAAACGAACTGGATCGCGAGACCATCCGTCAGTGGGATGCCATGTCCAGTGGCCTAATGAAGAGCAACCACAGCGGAGTGGAGGCTACAGGAGCTAGCTCCGCCCACCTGCCCCTCACCAGCAGTGTGCGCTCCATAGTCCAGCAGTTGAACAATAGTTCCATGGACGATGCCAATGGCAATCCCATGGCGACGGGCAAAAAGTCAAGAGCGAACAACAATAATTAG